A portion of the Pseudoalteromonas luteoviolacea genome contains these proteins:
- a CDS encoding acetyl/propionyl/methylcrotonyl-CoA carboxylase subunit alpha encodes MLKKILIANRGEIACRVMRTAKRLGMSTVAVYSEADANALHVKQADEAYFIGPAPSKDSYLVSERILEVAKQSGADCIHPGYGFLSENDAFANACEENNIVFIGPLASSIEAMGSKTRAKEIMAEANVPLVPGYYGQQQDTEFLTSEAEKVGYPVLIKAAFGGGGKGMRVVRGADEFLSALEGAKREALASFGNDLVLLERFVDKPRHVEVQVFADNHGNCVYLGDRDCSLQRRHQKVIEEAPAPDLGDALRKEMGEAAVRCAKAINYRGAGTVEFLLCGDEFFFMEMNTRLQVEHPVTEMVTGQDLVEWQIRVANNEHLPLSQEHIKLQGHSFEARIYAEDPEENFMPYSGNLAHLSFPKAQRGVRIDTGVQQGDEISPFYDPMIAKLIVHGHDRRTALLKLRSALNEVHLAGVKSNIAFLHHLAEHPTFMAGAPDTHFIDTQTDELTASKAPSDTLVCLASIAYLAHKQAPELNTPWQQVGFRLNQARKLTVPFTEHFVVAQAQGHHWQVHYQDFEHRVEAKLEGHKLIANVDGKRMIADVLIDESTITVMYGPYQHTFELKTKHYVSEQEHQEAPLAAPLNGTVVKHLQTVGAKVSKGDPIVVIEAMKMEYTLNAPFDGTLTSYCFNEGELVSHGAMLAIVEEEAHG; translated from the coding sequence ATGTTGAAGAAAATCTTAATCGCTAACCGAGGTGAAATCGCCTGCCGAGTCATGCGTACGGCAAAACGCTTAGGCATGAGTACAGTGGCTGTTTATTCAGAAGCGGATGCCAATGCACTGCATGTCAAACAAGCTGATGAAGCCTATTTCATAGGTCCTGCCCCAAGTAAAGATTCATACCTTGTCAGTGAGCGTATTTTAGAGGTTGCCAAGCAAAGTGGCGCAGATTGCATTCACCCCGGCTATGGTTTTTTGTCAGAAAATGACGCTTTTGCTAATGCCTGTGAAGAAAACAATATTGTCTTCATTGGCCCGCTAGCCAGTTCAATCGAAGCCATGGGGTCAAAAACCCGTGCAAAAGAGATCATGGCAGAAGCCAACGTGCCACTGGTACCTGGCTATTATGGCCAGCAGCAAGACACCGAGTTTTTAACCTCAGAAGCTGAAAAGGTTGGCTACCCAGTCCTTATCAAAGCAGCCTTTGGCGGTGGTGGTAAAGGTATGCGTGTTGTCAGAGGTGCAGATGAGTTTTTGAGTGCACTAGAAGGCGCTAAACGTGAAGCTTTGGCAAGTTTTGGTAATGACCTAGTGTTACTAGAGCGCTTTGTCGATAAACCGCGTCACGTAGAAGTACAAGTGTTTGCCGATAATCATGGCAATTGCGTTTACTTAGGCGACAGAGATTGTTCACTGCAGCGTCGTCATCAAAAAGTTATCGAAGAAGCACCTGCACCTGACTTAGGTGATGCGCTGCGTAAAGAGATGGGAGAAGCGGCAGTTCGATGTGCAAAAGCCATTAATTATCGCGGAGCGGGTACAGTTGAGTTTTTGCTTTGCGGTGACGAGTTCTTCTTTATGGAAATGAATACGCGCCTACAGGTAGAACACCCAGTGACTGAAATGGTGACTGGACAAGACCTCGTTGAATGGCAAATTCGTGTGGCAAATAATGAGCATTTACCACTTTCGCAAGAGCACATCAAGTTACAGGGCCACAGCTTCGAAGCGCGTATTTATGCTGAAGACCCTGAAGAAAACTTCATGCCCTACTCCGGTAATTTAGCGCATCTGAGCTTTCCTAAAGCGCAGCGCGGTGTGCGGATCGACACTGGTGTGCAACAAGGTGATGAAATCAGTCCGTTCTATGACCCAATGATCGCCAAATTAATTGTGCACGGTCACGATAGACGCACAGCTTTGCTTAAGCTCAGGTCTGCGCTTAATGAAGTGCACCTTGCGGGCGTTAAAAGCAACATTGCATTTTTACATCATTTAGCAGAACACCCAACCTTTATGGCTGGTGCACCTGATACGCACTTTATTGATACGCAAACAGACGAGCTAACAGCATCTAAAGCTCCCAGTGATACTTTAGTGTGCTTGGCAAGCATTGCCTACCTTGCTCACAAACAAGCACCAGAACTTAACACTCCGTGGCAGCAAGTGGGCTTTAGACTCAATCAAGCTCGTAAGCTCACGGTACCATTTACTGAACACTTTGTCGTTGCACAAGCACAAGGTCATCATTGGCAAGTTCACTACCAAGACTTTGAACACCGCGTAGAGGCCAAGCTTGAAGGCCACAAACTGATTGCGAATGTTGATGGCAAACGCATGATTGCCGATGTACTCATTGACGAGTCAACAATCACGGTAATGTACGGCCCTTATCAGCACACCTTCGAGCTCAAAACTAAGCACTACGTGAGCGAGCAAGAACATCAAGAGGCACCTTTGGCTGCTCCACTAAATGGTACTGTTGTTAAGCACTTACAAACTGTGGGAGCGAAAGTCAGTAAAGGGGATCCGATTGTCGTGATCGAAGCGATGAAGATGGAATACACCCTTAACGCACCATTTGATGGCACACTGACAAGCTATTGTTTTAATGAAGGTGAACTCGTAAGCCATGGCGCTATGTTGGCTATCGTCGAGGAAGAAGCACATGGCTAA
- a CDS encoding hydroxymethylglutaryl-CoA lyase, whose product MANYPAKVKIVEVGARDGLQNEASVSTQSKITLLNALADAGLKHLEAGAFVSPKWVPQMADSAQVIQGLSRREGVEISALTPNLKGAELALDNQVDEFAIFTAASEAFTQKNINCSIEQSIERFRPVVDLAQKNNIKVRGYVSCIAGCPYQGEVQPEQVLSVCKQLLALGCYEISLGDTIGVGTANQIESLLDLLLKHIPAQRLAVHFHDTYGQALANIHKALEMGIPTIDSAVAGLGGCPYAKGASGNVATEDVIYLLQGLGISTEIDLERLAKAGWQICDALNKAPVSKVSLALKNTCQS is encoded by the coding sequence ATGGCTAACTACCCAGCAAAAGTCAAAATTGTCGAAGTGGGTGCACGTGATGGCCTGCAAAACGAGGCTTCAGTCAGTACGCAAAGCAAAATAACGCTCTTAAATGCATTAGCAGACGCGGGGCTAAAACACCTTGAAGCTGGCGCTTTTGTCTCCCCTAAATGGGTGCCGCAAATGGCTGACTCAGCGCAAGTGATCCAAGGTCTTTCACGTCGTGAAGGCGTTGAGATAAGTGCCTTAACACCCAATTTAAAAGGGGCTGAGTTGGCCCTTGATAATCAAGTTGACGAATTTGCGATTTTCACTGCTGCCAGTGAAGCATTTACACAAAAAAACATCAACTGTAGCATTGAACAAAGCATTGAACGCTTCCGTCCCGTTGTTGATCTTGCTCAAAAAAACAACATCAAAGTAAGAGGTTATGTCAGTTGTATTGCAGGCTGCCCCTACCAGGGAGAAGTGCAGCCAGAGCAGGTTCTGTCGGTATGTAAACAATTGTTGGCACTTGGCTGTTATGAAATAAGTCTTGGCGACACGATAGGTGTCGGTACGGCTAACCAAATCGAATCATTACTAGACTTACTACTCAAACATATCCCTGCACAAAGGCTTGCAGTACATTTCCATGATACTTATGGCCAAGCGCTGGCAAACATCCATAAAGCGCTTGAAATGGGGATTCCAACAATCGACAGTGCGGTTGCAGGCCTCGGCGGGTGCCCTTATGCCAAAGGGGCGTCAGGAAATGTTGCCACTGAGGATGTTATTTACTTACTGCAAGGACTTGGCATTAGCACCGAAATTGATTTAGAAAGGCTAGCAAAAGCAGGTTGGCAAATTTGCGATGCACTTAACAAAGCACCTGTAAGCAAGGTTTCTTTGGCATTAAAAAATACGTGCCAGTCTTAA
- a CDS encoding CoA transferase subunit A, which translates to MAGFDKVVTSYEEAMEGLKDGDTIIAGGFGLCGIPEGLIAEIKRKKTKELTVVSNNCGVDDFGLGILLHDRQIKKIIASYVGENALFEQQLLDGIIDVELTPQGTLAEKMRAGGAGIPGFYTATGYGTPVAEGKEVKEFNGRPYILEESITGEFAIVKAWKADRYGNLVFRHTAMNFNPMAATAGKITVVEVEEIVEPGDLEPSEIHTPGIYVNRVIKGNFEKRIERVTTRK; encoded by the coding sequence ATGGCCGGTTTCGATAAAGTAGTTACTAGCTACGAAGAAGCTATGGAAGGTCTTAAAGACGGAGATACTATCATTGCCGGTGGTTTTGGGCTGTGTGGTATTCCAGAAGGTCTTATCGCTGAGATTAAGCGTAAGAAAACAAAAGAACTGACTGTAGTATCTAACAACTGTGGCGTTGATGATTTTGGCCTAGGTATTTTATTACACGACCGCCAAATCAAAAAAATCATCGCGTCATATGTTGGTGAGAATGCGTTATTCGAACAGCAACTACTTGACGGCATCATTGATGTAGAACTTACCCCACAAGGTACACTGGCAGAGAAAATGCGTGCAGGCGGTGCGGGCATTCCTGGTTTTTATACTGCAACAGGATACGGTACACCTGTCGCTGAAGGTAAAGAAGTCAAAGAGTTCAATGGCCGTCCATATATTCTTGAAGAATCTATTACTGGTGAGTTTGCCATTGTTAAAGCTTGGAAAGCTGACAGATATGGCAATTTGGTATTTCGCCACACGGCGATGAATTTCAACCCGATGGCCGCAACCGCAGGTAAAATCACAGTTGTTGAAGTAGAAGAAATTGTTGAACCTGGTGATTTAGAGCCAAGCGAAATTCATACCCCAGGTATTTATGTTAACCGTGTTATCAAAGGTAACTTTGAAAAGCGCATCGAACGTGTTACTACGCGCAAGTAA
- a CDS encoding 3-oxoacid CoA-transferase subunit B has protein sequence MALNREQIAMRVAQELQDGYYVNLGIGIPTLVANYVPDNMEVMLQSENGLLGMGPYPDADQVDADMINAGKETVTAATGAAIFNSAESFAMIRGGHVDLTVLGAFEVDQSGNIASWMIPKKLIKGMGGAMDLVAGAQNIVVTMTHASKHGDSKLLESCTLPLTGVNCVKKIVTDLAVLEVKDGAFHLLERAPGVSVDEIISKTAGKLIAEGDIPEMQFA, from the coding sequence ATGGCTTTAAATCGTGAACAAATTGCAATGCGCGTAGCGCAAGAACTTCAAGATGGTTACTACGTAAATCTAGGTATCGGTATTCCTACACTGGTTGCCAACTATGTGCCTGATAATATGGAAGTAATGTTACAGTCTGAAAATGGTTTATTAGGTATGGGTCCGTACCCAGATGCAGACCAAGTTGACGCTGATATGATCAATGCGGGTAAAGAAACCGTGACAGCAGCCACAGGAGCAGCTATTTTTAATAGCGCTGAAAGTTTTGCCATGATACGTGGTGGTCATGTAGACTTAACAGTACTAGGTGCATTTGAAGTGGATCAGAGTGGCAATATTGCTTCTTGGATGATCCCGAAAAAGTTAATCAAAGGCATGGGTGGCGCGATGGATCTCGTCGCCGGCGCACAGAACATTGTTGTGACCATGACCCATGCTAGTAAACACGGCGATTCTAAATTACTTGAGTCATGTACACTGCCATTGACTGGGGTAAATTGTGTGAAAAAGATTGTTACCGATCTCGCTGTGTTAGAAGTAAAAGACGGCGCATTTCATTTGCTTGAACGCGCGCCAGGTGTTAGTGTTGACGAAATTATCAGCAAGACTGCAGGTAAATTAATCGCCGAAGGCGATATTCCTGAAATGCAGTTTGCTTAA
- the htpX gene encoding protease HtpX, whose amino-acid sequence MKRVLLFLATNLAIMVVLSIILSILGVSSRSYAGMLTIAAVFGFGGAFISLYISKWMAKKSTGAYVIDQPRNETEHWLVSTVAEQAQKAGIKMPEVAIYDSPEINAFATGPSKNDSLVAVSSGLLAGMSQSEAEAVLAHEVSHVANGDMVTLTLIQGVVNTFVIFISKVLANIVDGFLNGDEEGEGFSWTYMIFDLIFQILFGFLASMIVAYFSRKREYAADKGAADLVGAHKMKAALERLRSNQESKLEGSMMAFGIASGKSVVDLFASHPPLEQRIAALS is encoded by the coding sequence ATGAAACGCGTGTTACTTTTTCTAGCGACAAACTTAGCCATCATGGTTGTGTTGTCCATTATTTTATCCATTCTTGGGGTGTCCTCAAGAAGCTATGCCGGTATGCTCACCATTGCAGCCGTTTTTGGTTTCGGTGGCGCGTTTATTTCGCTATACATCTCTAAATGGATGGCAAAAAAATCCACAGGAGCTTACGTAATTGATCAACCTCGAAATGAGACAGAGCACTGGTTGGTCAGCACCGTTGCAGAGCAAGCGCAAAAAGCAGGTATCAAGATGCCTGAAGTTGCTATTTATGATAGCCCGGAGATCAATGCGTTTGCTACAGGCCCCAGTAAAAACGACTCTCTTGTCGCTGTCAGTAGCGGGTTGCTCGCCGGCATGAGCCAGAGTGAAGCAGAAGCCGTGCTTGCCCATGAAGTATCTCATGTTGCTAATGGCGATATGGTGACACTGACATTGATTCAGGGCGTAGTAAATACATTCGTTATTTTTATCTCAAAAGTGCTTGCCAATATTGTCGACGGCTTCTTAAATGGTGATGAAGAAGGCGAAGGCTTTAGTTGGACGTATATGATTTTTGATCTCATCTTCCAAATTCTATTCGGCTTCTTAGCGTCGATGATTGTTGCTTACTTTAGCCGTAAGCGAGAATATGCTGCCGACAAAGGCGCTGCAGACTTAGTCGGTGCACACAAAATGAAAGCTGCACTTGAACGTCTACGTAGCAATCAAGAATCAAAGTTAGAAGGTTCAATGATGGCATTTGGTATCGCCTCAGGGAAAAGTGTGGTTGATTTATTTGCCTCTCATCCACCATTAGAGCAAAGAATTGCCGCACTATCTTAG
- a CDS encoding methyl-accepting chemotaxis protein codes for MLIKTRLLISFMLIGLLPAGILAMVSLWTASTALEQQAYNQLTSIKQIKHKQIDDYLNARKGDLSVIAKKWQLLVEQNPTFSNSELAHNYHSLFDTFITEKGFYDFFVIERDGLISYTVAKESDYNTNLITGPFNNSGLATLFTQVISSKKFILADYSAYAPSNNEPAAFIGIPVIINGQVNSVLALQLSIDAINAIMQQRDGMGETGESYLVGNDFRMRSDSYLDPINHTVIASFAGSVEANGVDTVAVRRGLQGVSDTEIIIDYNGNPVLSAYLPYTFAGLKWVLLAEIDKAEAFAPVYKLYWIIAAIFIITVLSVAAATVLIARSVLKPLGGEPIEMRQISERIAAGDLREQFSRDENAIGVYGAMRQMNTYLTSVIGTIVETTAQLASTATQTSAASEQANASLQEQHANIEQVAEAIQQTSHSIDEVATNARTVADLSLDAEKTSLSANQTLRDTVVQMEALSTAVENSETAIKEVEYNTQNISRVIEVIQAVTEQTNLLALNAAIEAARAGEHGRGFAVVADEVRQLAQKTQASTADIENMIASLQSTSQTAVSEMHASAEATKQTITAANDSASLLEQSVHQINQIALSAQTIAQAAQEQSATTEEISYNVESIRQAAIDNAAGADQVTSASLELDKQSKTLKQVTSAFKLPQQLS; via the coding sequence ATGTTGATCAAAACCCGATTACTCATTTCATTTATGCTTATTGGTTTATTACCAGCAGGTATACTGGCAATGGTCTCGCTGTGGACTGCATCTACAGCACTTGAACAACAGGCATATAATCAGCTTACTTCCATCAAGCAAATAAAACACAAACAAATTGATGACTACCTCAATGCAAGGAAAGGCGATTTATCTGTAATCGCTAAAAAGTGGCAGCTACTTGTCGAGCAAAACCCAACATTCTCAAACTCAGAGCTTGCTCATAATTACCATAGCCTGTTCGATACCTTTATCACAGAAAAAGGATTTTACGACTTCTTTGTCATCGAGCGAGATGGTTTGATAAGCTACACCGTAGCTAAAGAATCTGACTACAATACTAATTTGATTACCGGTCCATTTAATAACTCAGGACTTGCCACTCTATTCACTCAAGTCATTTCTTCAAAAAAATTCATCTTGGCAGATTATAGTGCGTACGCACCAAGTAATAATGAGCCCGCTGCGTTTATTGGTATCCCAGTGATCATCAACGGACAGGTCAACTCTGTACTTGCTTTACAATTATCAATTGATGCCATCAACGCCATCATGCAACAACGTGATGGTATGGGCGAAACAGGTGAATCATATCTTGTTGGTAATGATTTCCGTATGCGTTCTGATTCATACCTTGATCCGATTAACCATACTGTTATTGCGAGCTTCGCAGGCTCTGTTGAAGCCAATGGGGTTGATACTGTTGCGGTTAGAAGAGGTTTACAGGGTGTGTCAGATACCGAAATCATCATCGATTACAATGGCAACCCAGTACTATCCGCTTACCTACCTTATACATTTGCAGGATTAAAGTGGGTGCTCCTAGCAGAGATTGATAAAGCAGAGGCCTTTGCTCCTGTGTATAAGTTATATTGGATTATCGCTGCTATTTTCATCATTACTGTGTTATCTGTAGCAGCTGCAACCGTACTCATTGCGCGTTCGGTACTAAAACCGCTTGGCGGCGAGCCGATTGAAATGCGCCAGATTAGTGAGCGCATTGCCGCAGGAGACCTAAGAGAGCAGTTCAGCCGTGATGAGAACGCAATTGGTGTGTATGGCGCGATGAGACAGATGAACACCTATTTAACGAGCGTTATAGGCACCATAGTTGAAACCACAGCACAACTGGCTTCTACAGCCACACAGACAAGTGCTGCCAGTGAACAAGCAAACGCTAGCTTACAAGAGCAGCATGCCAATATTGAACAAGTCGCCGAAGCAATTCAGCAAACTTCCCACTCAATCGATGAAGTGGCAACCAATGCCCGCACTGTTGCTGATTTAAGTCTTGATGCAGAAAAAACGTCATTATCAGCCAATCAAACGCTTAGAGACACTGTGGTACAAATGGAAGCACTCAGTACCGCTGTTGAGAACTCAGAAACAGCGATTAAAGAAGTTGAATACAACACGCAAAATATCAGTCGTGTTATCGAGGTGATCCAAGCTGTGACTGAGCAGACCAACTTACTCGCACTCAATGCTGCCATTGAGGCTGCGCGTGCAGGTGAGCACGGTCGAGGGTTTGCAGTTGTAGCTGACGAAGTCAGACAGCTCGCTCAAAAAACGCAAGCTTCTACCGCCGATATTGAAAACATGATTGCCAGCCTACAGTCTACCTCACAAACCGCTGTGTCTGAGATGCATGCATCAGCTGAAGCAACGAAACAAACGATCACTGCAGCCAATGACAGCGCTTCGCTTCTTGAGCAAAGTGTGCATCAGATCAATCAAATTGCACTGAGTGCGCAAACAATAGCACAGGCTGCACAAGAGCAATCAGCCACCACAGAAGAGATTTCTTATAACGTTGAATCGATTAGACAAGCAGCTATTGATAACGCTGCGGGTGCAGATCAAGTTACTAGCGCAAGCTTAGAGCTTGATAAGCAATCTAAAACCTTAAAGCAAGTTACTTCTGCCTTTAAGCTACCGCAGCAGTTGAGTTAA
- the arsJ gene encoding organoarsenical effux MFS transporter ArsJ → MTQSLIARLSPEIKQYLVITGNYWSFTLTDGALRMLVVLYFHQLGYSPLAIASLFLFYEIFGVVTNLLGGWLGARLGLNKTMNIGLFLQIVAVSMLALDEQLLTIAYVMVAQALSGIAKDLNKMSAKSAIKLLVPKDQDSTLYKWVALLTGSKNALKGVGFFLGGILLTLLGFQGALWFMAAMLTITWLSSLVLLKQDLGKKKNKPKFNELFSKSRQLNLLAAARLFLFASRDVWFVVALPVFLASTFGWDHWWVGGFMASWVIAYGIVQANAPKITAKQGSNYQQALKWVAVLPVIPALLALGLWVDWQPKFVIIAGLLIFGAVFAVNSSLHSFLIVKIADSDGVSMDVGFYYMANAMGRLLGTVLSGLVYQFYGLEACLLISSAMLVLASLFTYGLSKRN, encoded by the coding sequence ATGACGCAGTCACTTATTGCAAGGCTATCACCAGAGATAAAGCAGTACCTTGTGATCACAGGTAACTATTGGTCATTTACCTTGACAGACGGTGCGCTGCGTATGTTAGTGGTGCTGTACTTTCATCAATTGGGATACAGCCCACTGGCGATAGCTTCTTTGTTTTTATTTTATGAGATTTTCGGTGTAGTTACTAACTTACTAGGTGGCTGGTTAGGTGCGCGTCTTGGTCTGAACAAAACCATGAACATAGGTCTGTTTTTACAGATTGTGGCTGTGTCCATGTTGGCACTAGATGAGCAATTGCTAACAATTGCGTATGTCATGGTTGCACAGGCCTTATCAGGCATTGCCAAAGATCTAAATAAAATGAGTGCTAAAAGTGCCATAAAATTACTTGTCCCTAAGGATCAAGATAGCACGTTATATAAGTGGGTAGCGCTGCTGACAGGGTCGAAAAATGCGTTAAAAGGCGTCGGTTTTTTCCTTGGCGGCATACTACTGACTTTATTGGGCTTTCAAGGCGCTTTATGGTTTATGGCAGCAATGCTGACAATCACCTGGTTATCTAGCTTAGTTTTGTTAAAACAGGATTTAGGTAAGAAAAAGAACAAACCGAAATTTAATGAACTGTTTTCTAAAAGTCGACAGTTGAACTTGCTGGCTGCAGCACGGTTGTTCTTATTTGCGTCGCGGGATGTTTGGTTTGTCGTCGCTTTACCTGTCTTTTTGGCTTCGACATTTGGTTGGGATCATTGGTGGGTTGGCGGTTTTATGGCGTCTTGGGTGATTGCGTATGGTATTGTTCAAGCGAATGCGCCAAAGATCACGGCCAAGCAAGGTAGTAATTATCAACAAGCGCTCAAATGGGTTGCCGTACTGCCTGTTATTCCTGCTTTGCTAGCTCTAGGCCTATGGGTAGATTGGCAGCCTAAGTTCGTGATCATTGCAGGGTTGTTGATATTTGGTGCAGTGTTTGCAGTGAATTCGTCATTACATAGCTTCCTTATTGTCAAAATAGCAGATAGTGACGGTGTATCTATGGATGTTGGCTTTTACTACATGGCCAATGCTATGGGCAGGTTACTAGGCACAGTGCTTTCTGGCCTTGTGTATCAGTTTTATGGACTTGAAGCGTGTTTGTTGATTTCAAGTGCGATGCTTGTTTTGGCATCACTGTTTACTTACGGTCTTAGCAAGCGCAATTAA
- a CDS encoding ArsJ-associated glyceraldehyde-3-phosphate dehydrogenase → MTIKVGINGFGRMGRLTMRALWNSPGIEIVKINDPAGDALTLAHLMNFDSVHGKWQHEALSEGSEMIIGDQRIAVTEQVSVTDNDWSMCDLVIEASGKIKTKEKLAAFFAQGVKQVVVTAPVKEEGVLNVVMGVNHTDYDVEQHPIVTAASCTTNCLAPVVKVLQDNIGIKHGSMTTIHDITNTQTIIDAPHKDLRRARSCGTSLIPTTTGSATAITHIFPELKGKLNGHAVRVPLTNASITDCVFEVNRETSVEEINGWMAQAANGELSGVLGYETRPLVSIDYKTDPRSAIIDAPSTMVVNGTQVKLYVWYDNEWGYANRTVDLVRLVIDKRWS, encoded by the coding sequence ATGACAATTAAAGTTGGGATAAATGGCTTTGGTAGAATGGGCCGGCTGACCATGCGCGCACTTTGGAACTCACCAGGTATTGAGATAGTAAAGATTAACGACCCAGCAGGCGATGCACTTACTTTAGCACATTTGATGAACTTTGATTCTGTTCACGGCAAGTGGCAACACGAGGCGTTGAGTGAGGGCAGTGAGATGATCATTGGCGATCAGCGCATTGCAGTAACGGAGCAAGTGTCCGTTACTGATAATGACTGGTCGATGTGTGACCTTGTAATAGAAGCCTCAGGTAAGATTAAAACCAAAGAAAAACTCGCTGCCTTTTTTGCTCAAGGTGTGAAGCAAGTGGTTGTGACTGCACCAGTCAAAGAAGAGGGTGTATTAAATGTTGTGATGGGTGTAAACCACACGGATTACGATGTTGAGCAGCACCCGATAGTTACAGCGGCATCTTGTACGACGAACTGTCTTGCGCCCGTTGTTAAAGTGCTACAGGACAATATTGGTATTAAACACGGGTCGATGACGACGATTCACGATATTACCAATACACAGACCATCATTGACGCACCGCATAAAGATTTGCGCCGCGCGCGTTCATGCGGCACGAGTCTTATTCCAACGACAACGGGCTCAGCGACGGCAATTACGCATATTTTCCCTGAACTTAAAGGTAAACTAAATGGCCATGCTGTGAGAGTACCTCTGACCAATGCATCGATCACAGATTGCGTGTTTGAAGTAAACCGTGAAACAAGTGTCGAAGAAATTAATGGTTGGATGGCGCAAGCTGCAAACGGGGAGCTTTCTGGTGTCTTAGGGTATGAAACGCGTCCACTGGTATCCATAGATTATAAAACGGATCCCAGAAGTGCCATTATTGATGCGCCATCAACCATGGTGGTGAATGGTACACAAGTAAAGTTATACGTTTGGTACGATAACGAATGGGGTTATGCAAATAGGACGGTCGATCTGGTTCGTCTGGTTATCGACAAACGCTGGAGTTAA
- the rsmF gene encoding 16S rRNA (cytosine(1407)-C(5))-methyltransferase RsmF, whose protein sequence is MDKNTYIPENFIEDVKRYLPEHLNLDDFIDHCQKPLRLSIRVNTLKMSVDEFKLEAQKLGWQITPVPWCPEGFWITRSNEEQANLPIGNTALHLSGCIYVQEASSMLPPLALRSEIENMETDHYAVLDMAAAPGSKTSQLCALMENRGLLVANEFSSSRLKVLAANMKRMGIANCALSHFDGKIFGDYMYECFDHIQLDAPCSGEGTVRKDANALKNWSIESNIDISGVQKDLIRSAFLALKPGGSLVYSTCTLTPLENQQVCSFLLKEFAGAIEITPLDSLFDNASKATTSEGYLHVWPQIYDSEGFFIAKFKKLSSVEHPNQQQKKGAFPFEPFAAKAHQAFSSYLKKQFKIQQLPGTLMQRDKELWLFPEKLEEVQNKIKYARLGIKVGSIHKNGVRLEHELATAYGHLATTNVHALSDKQAIDYFQGKDIRLEKPTNQTGEVILTLCGAPVGLGKWQKAKIKNNLPRDLIAQGQLITWV, encoded by the coding sequence TTGGATAAGAATACCTACATCCCAGAAAACTTTATCGAAGACGTAAAGCGCTACCTCCCTGAGCATTTAAATTTAGATGACTTCATTGATCACTGCCAAAAGCCTTTGAGGCTGTCTATTCGGGTTAATACATTAAAAATGTCTGTCGACGAATTTAAACTCGAAGCGCAAAAACTTGGCTGGCAGATAACCCCTGTACCTTGGTGTCCTGAAGGTTTTTGGATCACTCGGAGTAACGAAGAGCAAGCCAACCTCCCTATAGGTAACACGGCTCTACATTTAAGTGGCTGTATTTATGTGCAAGAAGCGAGCTCAATGCTACCGCCTTTGGCATTAAGATCTGAAATAGAAAACATGGAGACAGATCATTACGCCGTACTGGATATGGCAGCCGCTCCTGGTTCTAAAACCTCACAGCTTTGTGCCTTAATGGAAAACCGAGGCTTGCTCGTTGCCAATGAGTTTTCATCTTCACGTTTAAAAGTGCTCGCTGCCAATATGAAACGCATGGGGATCGCTAACTGTGCATTGTCACACTTTGACGGCAAAATATTTGGTGATTACATGTATGAGTGTTTTGACCACATACAACTCGATGCCCCCTGCTCAGGTGAAGGCACAGTAAGAAAAGATGCCAACGCACTCAAAAATTGGTCTATTGAATCTAATATCGATATCAGTGGTGTACAAAAAGATCTCATCAGAAGTGCTTTTCTAGCGTTAAAGCCAGGTGGTAGTTTAGTGTATTCAACCTGCACACTCACACCGCTTGAAAATCAACAGGTTTGCTCATTTTTACTTAAAGAATTTGCAGGTGCGATAGAGATCACGCCACTTGATAGCTTGTTTGACAATGCCAGTAAAGCAACCACAAGTGAAGGGTACTTGCACGTTTGGCCTCAAATTTATGACAGTGAAGGATTCTTCATAGCTAAATTTAAGAAACTCAGTTCTGTAGAGCACCCCAATCAGCAGCAAAAAAAAGGCGCATTTCCATTTGAGCCTTTTGCAGCTAAAGCACATCAGGCATTTTCCAGCTATTTAAAAAAGCAATTCAAAATTCAGCAACTTCCAGGCACGCTCATGCAAAGAGATAAAGAGCTTTGGCTATTTCCTGAAAAGCTCGAAGAAGTGCAAAACAAAATAAAATATGCCCGATTAGGTATAAAGGTAGGTTCAATACACAAAAATGGCGTACGCCTAGAACACGAGCTGGCAACTGCCTATGGACATTTGGCAACAACCAATGTGCATGCGCTCAGCGACAAACAAGCTATTGACTATTTCCAAGGTAAGGATATTCGTTTAGAAAAACCAACTAATCAAACAGGTGAAGTCATACTCACTCTGTGCGGTGCGCCGGTAGGACTTGGAAAATGGCAAAAAGCCAAGATTAAAAATAACCTCCCTAGAGATTTAATCGCACAAGGTCAGTTAATAACTTGGGTATAA